The following are encoded together in the Oreochromis aureus strain Israel breed Guangdong linkage group 18, ZZ_aureus, whole genome shotgun sequence genome:
- the zzz3 gene encoding ZZ-type zinc finger-containing protein 3: MAASRSSRVTRSSVGLNGLDENFCGRTLRNRSIAQPEETSVSPLPRARSPKKKQDNKQDTKQESKHDAKQESKQDTKQESKHDAKQESKQDNKQDTKLESKQDNKQDTKPESKQDVKPESKQEVTQDVKPESKQDVTQDVKPESKQVAKQDVKPESKQVAKQDVKPESKNETKQDTKQESNQDVKQESKQDAKQETKHDETPDTYSQDGQQQALLQGNVTHSDASLVEADQWTSSRKRGQSCLEKDISPEKSENCDGGNGARDASPQIKRAKRCSRSGESQGQEKDPELVKPESPVSVPELSKDNSCEELPNQNFANTVPASPILSKQEGELIGDDAEDGHVECDGASQFPNAHKASNGLRENNTEESNTLGEKSSSNPTSDTNFLLLLNGSQTGTPSSPDPAVPCRNSVPGHMEVSGSGELPSSSAPTSEVVLDDSVPELIVAKEQEVEEMEVDVVGDSFCLAHEEQVTESESDTNGRLLTPVQESVASTSFSTTNMNSSPIHNNNSNSGETTSPITTPPSPTEPECNPSISSTSTSFTELYEHRYTRRTSPRRAVSSGKACSSKPSSPPRDNGPLREEGEVMVGLEEEDCSMVEEPAPSDSIGHSNEEPVSGDPGDRAGGEDGGSIEGKEAEHSKELTQSQAAEEEEEEEEEEEPDVYYFESDHLALKHNKDYQRLLQTIGVLEAQRTQAILDLETLARHQREALADPISFVEQLQKRVNLGLPCPQHVVQLPDIAWEQYTSGLGDFEREFCDKKRKTRRLKLIFDKGLPLRPKSPVEPKKEGESSTMYSPLPTSDAPENGRQTQMIRGRICHPNKPDTFNQLWTVEEQKKLEQLLVKFPPEEVESRRWQKIADELGNRTAKQVASRVQKYFIKLTKAGIPVPGRTPNLCMYTKKASSKRQHHLNKHLYRPSTFLTSYEPPVYMDEDDERSAYYNSVQDPSADDSDEESVPVELRSLPEYKELLQLKRLKKQKLQEIQEDKTEIRHIGYKCDVCGMEPILGVRWHCQDCPPDNSVDFCSNCSDCLFKTETHKPNHHLEPVYQAETFLDRDYCLPQSTGYNYLDPNYFPANR, from the exons ATGGCCGCATCCCGTTCCTCGCGTGTCACAAGGTCATCAGTGGGGCTCAATGGATTGGATGAGAACTTTTGTGGTCGAACCCTCAGGAACCGCAGCATTGCCCAGCCAGAGGAGACCTCAGTGTCTCCACTGCCAAGGGCCCGTTCGCCCAAGAAGAAGCAGGACAACAAACAGGACACCAAGCAGGAGTCGAAGCATGATGCCAAGCAGGAGTCGAAGCAGGACACCAAGCAGGAGTCGAAGCATGACGCCAAGCAGGAGTCGAAGCAGGACAACAAACAGGACACCAAGCTGGAGTCGAAGCAGGACAACAAACAGGACACCAAGCCGGAGTCGAAGCAGGACGTCAAGCCGGAGTCGAAGCAGGAAGTCACACAGGACGTCAAGCCGGAGTCGAAGCAGGACGTCACACAGGACGTCAAGCCGGAGTCGAAGCAGGTCGCCAAACAGGACGTCAAGCCGGAGTCGAAGCAGGTCGCCAAACAGGACGTCAAGCCGGAATCAAAAAATGAGACAAAGCAGGACACAAAACAGGAGTCAAACCAAGATGTTAAGCAGGAGTCAAAGCAGGATGCTAAACAGGAGACAAAGCATGATGAGACACCGGACACTTATTCGCAGGATGGCCAACAACAGGCCTTGTTGCAGGGAAATGTAACTCACTCTGATGCTTCTCTGGTAGAGGCCGATCAATGGACCAGTTCCAGGAAGCGAGGCCAGTCATGTTTAGAAAAAGACATTAGCCCTGAAAAGTCAGAGAACTGTGATGGAGGGAATGGGGCGCGGGATGCCTCTCCTCAAATTAAAAGGGCCAAGCGATGCTCTCGCTCTGGAGAGTCTCAGGGACAGGAGAAGGACCCTGAGCTTGTGAAACCCGAAAGTCCTGTCTCAGTCCCAGAGCTTAGCAAGGACAACAGTTGTGAGGAATTACCCAACCAGAACTTTGCTAACACAGTTCCTGCGTCACCTATCCTTAGTAAACAGGAAGGTGAGCTCATAGGGGACGATGCAGAGGATGGTCATGTGGAGTGTGATGGGGCCTCTCAGTTTCCAAATGCCCACAAAGCTTCTAATGGACTCAGAGAAAATAACACAGAGGAATCAAACACGCTTGGTGAAAAGTCTAGTTCAAATCCCACCTCTGATACTAATTTCCTGTTACTGCTCAACGGCAGTCAGACGGGGACTCCCTCATCCCCTGATCCCGCTGTGCCTTGTAGAAACTCTGTCCCTGGGCATATGGAGGTTTCTGGCTCAGGAGAATTGCCATCCTCATCTGCACCAACATCTGAGGTTGTGCTGGATGATTCTGTCCCTGAGTTGATAGTGGCCAAGGAGCAGGAAGTGGAGGAGATGGAGGTTGACGTAGTAGGCGACTCGTTTTGTCTGGCTCATGAGGAGCAGGTGACGGAGAGCGAGAGCGATACGAATGGACGGCTGCTGACACCAGTGCAGGAATCTGTTGCCTCAACCTCCTTCTCCACCACTAATATGAACAGTAGTCCAatccacaacaacaacagcaactcagGAGAAACCACATCCCCAATAACAACACCCCCTTCCCCCACAGAGCCAGAGTGCAACCCTTCTATTTCCAGCACATCCACCTCTTTCACAGAGCTCTACGAACACAGATACACTCGGCGGACTTCACCCAGAAGGGCTGTGTCCAGTGGCAAAGCTTGCTCCTCCAAGCCCAGCTCTCCTCCCAGAGACAATGGTCCCTTGAGGGAAGAGGGGGAGGTGATGGTTgggctggaggaggaggactgCTCTATGGTGGAGGAGCCAGCTCCCTCAGACTCTATTGGCCACTCCAATGAGGAGCCAGTGTCTGGGGATCCTGGGGACAGGGCAGGTGGTGAGGATGGTGGATCTATAGAGGGGAAAGAGGCCGAACACAGCAAGGAGTTGACACAAAGCCAGGctgcggaggaggaggaggaggaggaggaggaagaggagccagACGTGTATTACTTCGAGTCGGACCACCTGGCTCTTAAACACAACAAAGA TTATCAGAGACTGCTGCAGACTATTGGAGTTCTCGAGGCTCAGCGCACGCAGGCCATCCTGGACCTTGAAACATTGGCGCGCCATCAGAGAGAGGCGCTTGCCGATCCCATCAGCTTTGtggaacagctgcaaaaacGG GTGAATCTAGGCTTGCCGTGTCCTCAGCATGTTGTTCAGCTCCCTGACATTGCCTGGGAGCAGTACACCTCAGGCCTTGGGGATTTTGAAAGAGAGTTCTGCGACAAGAAACGGAAAACCAGGCGGCTAAAGTTGATCTTTGACAAAG GTTTGCCTCTTCGACCAAAAAGTCCCGTTGAACCCAAGAAGGAAGGTGAATCATCCACAATGTACTCCCCTCTACCCACAAGTGACGCGCCCGAGAACGGCAGGCAAACGCAG ATGATCAGGGGGAGGATTTGTCATCCAAACAAACCCGACACATTTAACCAGCTGTGGACTGTGGAAGAACAG AAAAAACTGGAGCAGCTTCTTGTTAAATTCCCACCTGAGGAAGTCGAATCCAGAAGATGGCAGAAGATTGCTGATGAGTTGGGCAATCGAACAGCAAAACAG GTTGCCAGTAGGGTTCAAAAGTACTTCATCAAACTGACAAAAGCTGGTATCCCTGTGCCTGGAAGAACACCCAACCTGTGCATGTACACTAAAAAG GCATCCAGCAAGCGGCAGCATCACCTTAACAAACACCTGTACCGGCCGTCCACCTTCCTGACCTCCTACGAGCCTCCAGTCTACATGGATGAAGATGATGAACGCTCAGCATATTACAACAGTGTGCAGGACCCTTCGGCTGATGATTCG GATGAAGAGAGTGTACCTGTGGAGCTGAGAAGTTTGCCAGAATACAAAGAACTTTTACAGCTGAAACGTCTGAAAAAACAGAAGCTCCAGGAGATCCAGGAGGATAAGACTGAGATCCGGCACATAGGCTATAAG TGTGACGTCTGTGGTATGGAGCCCATCCTGGGTGTGCGGTGGCACTGTCAGGACTGTCCGCCTGACAACTCAGTTGACTTCTGCTCCAACTGCTCCGACTG CTTGTTCAAGACTGAGACCCACAAGCCTAACCACCACCTGGAGCCAGTGTACCAGGCAGAAACCTTCCTGGACCGGGACTACTGCCTGCCGCAGAGCACAGGTTACAACTACCTGGACCCCAACTACTTCCCAGCCAACAGATGA